The Scophthalmus maximus strain ysfricsl-2021 chromosome 7, ASM2237912v1, whole genome shotgun sequence genome includes a window with the following:
- the slc7a10b gene encoding asc-type amino acid transporter 1 isoform X1: MEGHNGTRGEKKKTMEEKEEKRMEEERKEDRVTLKKEIGLLSACTIIIGNIIGSGIFISPKGVLEHSGSVGVALVVWLLGGGIAALGSLCYAELGVTIPKSGGDYSYVTEIFGGLMGFLLLWSAVLIMYPTTLAVIALTFSSYILQPVFPDCVPPYMATRMLSATCLLLLTWVNCSSVRLATRIQDVFTVGKLMALGLIIVVGLVQICNGNYEALTPQVAFSMERTPSVGQIALAFLQASFAFSGWNFLNYVTEEVVEPRRNLPRAIYISIPLVTFVYTLTNIAYFSSMSPEELLSSNAVAVTFGEKLLGMFSIIMPISVALSTFGGINGYLFTSSRLCFSGAREGHLPSLLAMIHYRNCTPIPALLVCCTATIVILCIGETHNLINYVSFINYLSYGVTIAGLLYYRWRKPNLYRPIKVNLLVPVSYLMFWALLLGFSLYSEPVVCGVGLVIMLTGVPVYFLGVHWKEKPKCIYNFIERATYVGQRLCFVVFPQIDPIENVDPSEWTDRSSGGSSLSPDS; encoded by the exons ATGGAGGGACACAACGGCACCAGaggcgagaagaagaagacgatggaggagaaggaggagaagaggatggaggaggagaggaaggaggacagaGTGACTCTGAAGAAGGAGATCGGGCTGCTGAGCGCCTGCACCATCATCATAG GGAACATCATCGGCTCTGGGATCTTCATCTCTCCGAAGGGCGTCCTGGAGCACTCGGGCTCGGTGGGCGTCGCCCTGGTGGTCTGGCTGCTGGGCGGAGGCATCGCCGCCCTGGGCTCCCTGTGCTACGCCGAACTGGGCGTCACCATCCCCAAGTCCGGAGGAGACTACTCGTACGTCACGGAGATCTTCGGCGGTCTGATGGG GTTCCTCCTGCTGTGGAGCGCCGTCCTCATCATGTACCCGACCACGCTGGCCGTCATCGCCCTCACCTTCTCCAGCTACATCCTGCAGCCCGTCTTCCCGGACTGCGTCCCTCCCTACATGGCCACGCGGATGCTCTCGGCCACGTGTCTCC tgCTGCTCACCTGGGTGAACTGCTCCAGCGTCCGTCTGGCCACCAGGATCCAGGACGTGTTCACCGTGGGGAAGCTGATGGCTCTGGGTCTCATCATCGTGGTCGGCTTGGTCCAGATCTGCAACG GCAACTACGAGGCCCTGACGCCTCAGGTGGCCTTCTCCATGGAGAGGACGCCGTCGGTGGGGCAGATCGCTCTGGCCTTCCTCCAGGCCTCCTTCGCCTTCAGCGGCTGGAACTTCCTCAACTACGTCACCGAGGAGGTGGTTGAACCCAGACG gAATCTACCTCGTGCCATCTACATATCCATTCCATTGGTGACCTTTGTGTACACGCTCACCAACATCGCCTACTTCTCCTCCATGTCGCCCGAGGAGCTGCTGTCGTCCAATGCCGTGGCCGTA ACGTTCGGGGAGAAGCTCCTGGGGATGTTCTCCATCATCATGCCCATCTCCGTGGCTCTGTCCACCTTCGGAGGGATCAACGGTTAcctgttcacctcctccag GTTGTGTTTCTCGGGGGCCAGGGAGGGTCACCTGCCCAGCCTGCTGGCCATGATCCACTACAGGAACTGTACGCCCATCCCTGCCCTGCTGGTCTGC TGCACCGCCACCATCGTGATCCTCTGCATCGGAGAAACGCACAACCTGATCAACTACGTCTCCTTCATCAACTACCTGTCGTACGGCGTCACCATCGCAGGTCTGCTCTACTACCGCTGGAGGAAGCCCAACCTGTACCGACCCATCAAG GTGAACCTGCTGGTTCCCGTCAGTTACCTGATGTTCTGGGCGCTGCTGCTGGGCTTCAGTCTGTACTCGGAGCCCGTGGTCTGTGGCGTGGGCCTCGTCATCATGCTCACCGGCGTGCCCGTCTACTTCCTGGGTGTCCACTGGAAGGAGAAACCAAAGTGCATCTACAACTTCATCG AGAGGGCGACGTACGTGGGCCAGCGGTTGTGTTTCGTGGTCTTTCCTCAGATCGACCCCATCGAGAACGTGGATCCCTCAGAATGGACTGACCGCTCGTCAGGCGGGAGCAGTTTGTCCCCCGACTCTTAA
- the wwp2 gene encoding NEDD4-like E3 ubiquitin-protein ligase WWP2 isoform X3, with product MIKEHPLPPGWEMKYTAEGVRYFVDHNSRTTTFKDPRPGFESGSRQGGSPGAYDRSFRWKYHQFRFLCHSNALPSHVKISVSRQTLFEDSFQQIMNVKPYDLRRRLYIIMRGEEGLDYGGIAREWFFLLSHEVLNPMYCLFEYAGKNNYCLQINPASSINPDHLTYFRFIGRFIAMALYHGKFIDTGFTLPFYKRMLDKKPTLKDLESIDPEYYNSIMWVKENNLEECGVELYFAQDMEILGKVSTHQLKDDGEDELVTEENKEEYISLLTDWRFTRGVEEQTKAFLDGFNEVVPLEWLRYFDEKELELMLCGMQEIDLSDWQRNTIYRHYTKNSKQIHWFWQVVKDMDNEKRIRLLQFVTGTCRLPVGGFAELIGSNGPQKFCIDKVGKETWLPRSHTCFNRLDLPPYRSLEQLREKLLFAIEETEGFGQE from the exons ATGATCAAGGAGCACCCCCTGCCCCCGGGCTGGGAGATGAAGTACACCGCCGAGGGAGTCCGATATTTTGTGGACCACAACTCGCGCACCACCACCTTTAAAGATCCCCGGCCCGGGTTTGAGTCAGG atctCGGCAGGGCGGTTCACCCGGCGCCTACGACCGCAGCTTCAGGTGGAAATACCATCAGTTCCGTTTCCTGTGCCAT TCCAACGCGCTGCCGAGCCACGTGAAGATCTCCGTGTCCAGACAGACGCTCTTCGAGGACTCGTTCCAGCAG ATCATGAACGTGAAGCCATACGACCTTCGCCGTCGCCTCTACATCatcatgagaggagaggaggggctggaCTACGGGGGCATCGCCAG GGAGTGGTTCTTCCTGCTGTCCCACGAGGTCCTGAACCCCATGTACTGCCTGTTCGAATACGCCGGCAAGAACAACTACTGTCTGCAGATCAACCCGGCGTCCTCCATCAACCCCGACCACCTCACCTACTTCCGCTTCATCGGACGCTTCATCGCCATG GCTTTGTACCACGGGAAGTTCATCGACACCGGCTTCACGCTGCCGTTCTACAAGCGAATGCTGGACAAGAAGCCCACGCTCAAAGACCTGGAGTCCATCGACCCCGAGTACTACAACTCCATCATGTGGGTCAA agagaacAACCTGGAGGAGTGCGGCGTGGAGCTGTACTTCGCTCAGGACATGGAAATCCTGGGGAAGGTTTCAACTCACCAGCTGAAGGACGACGGAGAGGACGAGCTGGTGACGGAGGAGAACAAGGAGGAGTACATCAG CCTGCTGACGGACTGGAGGTTCACCCGCGGGGTGGAGGAGCAGACCAAAGCCTTCCTGGACGGCTTCAACGAGGTGGTGCCTCTGGAGTGGCTCCGCTACTTTGacgagaaggagctggag CTGATGCTCTGCGGGATGCAGGAGATCGACCTGTCCGACTGGCAGAGGAACACCATCTACAGACACTACACCAAGAACAGCAAGCAGATCCACTGGTTCTGGCAG GTGGTGAAAGACATGGACAACGAGAAGAGAATCCGCCTGCTGCAGTTTGTGACGGGAACCTGTCGGCTGCCGGTCGGAGGCTTCGCCGAGCTCATAG GAAGTAACGGCCCCCAAAAGTTCTGCATAGACAAGGTGGGGAAGGAGACTTGGCTTCCGAGAAGCCACACATG cTTCAACCGTCTGGACCTGCCGCCCTACAGGAGCCTGGAGCAGCTGCGAGAGAAGCTGCTGTTTGCCATCGAGGAGACGGAGGGATTCGGACAAGAGTGA
- the faap24 gene encoding Fanconi anemia core complex-associated protein 24 has protein sequence MELLHAAPPCGHVIANDKWRNSPLVQSLKDGGVKVLFESELGVADFLLPNKGSILYVSECDIVAGNGFKRKLVRYRNASSSFQQLVLVENTRLSAQNFSAVQKFVVFDLGLTLLPVAGQNEASQLVTQMVHAGGRENSFRRSGSSGPMDPLVLAVVQQVPGVGRVKALALLQRFSSLHRLCDAAPVELEAVVGPAAAQQIHSFFHRATADGP, from the exons ATGGAGCTGCTGCACGCGGCTCCTCCGTGCGGACACGTCATCGCCAACGACAAGTGGAGGAACTCTCCGCTCGTTCAAAGCTTGAAGG ACGGAGGCGTGAAAGTCCTGTTTGAGTCTGAGCTCGGTGTCGCAGATTTCCTCCTCCCCAACAAAGGTTCCATCCTCTACGTGTCCGAGTGCGACATCGTGGCCGGAAACGGCTTCAAGAGGAAACTGGTCCGATACAGAAAC GCCAGCAGCAGCTTCCAGCAGCTGGTTCTGGTGGAGAACACCCGGCTGAGTGCCCAGAACTTCTCCGCCGTGCAGAAGTTCGTGGTGTTCGACCTCGGCCTGACGCTGCTGCCGGTCGCCGGGCAGAACGAGGCGTCGCAGCTCGTCACCCAGATG GTCCACGCCGGCGGCAGGGAGAACTCCTTCAGGAGGTCCGGCTCCTCTGGGCCAATGGACCCGCTGGTCCTGGCCGTGGTCCAGCAGGTGCCCGGGGTCGGCCGGGTCAAGGCTCTGGCTCTGCTGCAGCGGTTCTCCAGCCTCCATCGGCTCTGTGACGCCGCGCCCGTCGAGCTGGAGGCCGTTGTGGGTCCGGCGGCCGCTCAGCAGATCCACAGCTTCTTCCACCGAGCCACAGCTGATGGACCGTGA
- the dus2 gene encoding tRNA-dihydrouridine(20) synthase [NAD(P)+]-like isoform X1 produces the protein MCSVRLIRSDVMTLSLNRKFNRKHAPLFSPRDRESQLLSAVKQHPCRRTEPATMAAAGRLSFRNITALAPMVRVGTLPMRLLALDYGADVVYCEELIDIKMVQCERVMNDVLQTVDFVAPDERVMFRTCEREKDRVVFQMGTADPDRALTVARLVEKDVAAVDVNMGCPKEYSTKGGMGSALLSDPDKIEAILRKLVGGVSVPVTCKIRILPSLEETIHLVRRIEQTGVAAVAVHGRFKDERTRHPVHCDYIQAVAQAVSIPVIANGGSLDLVKSNGDIEEFRRASGAASVMLARAAMWNASVFDSRGPLPVERVMEEYIKYAILYENHAFNTKYCLCQMLRDKVESPLGKQLHAAQTNGEISEAYGLQEFYQQTQEQLRARRDALQSSSPPDRPVVDGDVTTMTVKFERREYPPQITPKMFLLEWSRREKLESPLYEMAQRSQDRAFQSTVTVAGKKYRSSLWEKSKKFAEQAAAVVCLRVLGIPEGRIGEEESGLVCKRKREAKTNGAAEKETSKKRHVSADKETETSKAANGDHRKPDTPPEQPQ, from the exons ATGTGCAGCGTGCGGCTGATACGCAGCGACGTGATGACGTTGAGTCTAAACAGGAAGTTTAACCGGAAACACGCTCCACTCTTCTCCCCACGTGACCGCGAGTCCCAGCTGCTGTCAGCAGTGAAACAACATCCATGTCG GAGGACTGAGCCCGCCACGATGGCAGCAGCAGGTCGGCTGAGCTTCAGGAACATCACCGCCCTGGCGCCGATGGTCCGGGTCGGGACTCTGCCCATGAGGCTGCTGGCGCTGGACTATGGAGCTGACGTGGTTTACTGCGag GAGCTGATTGACATCAAGATGGTCCAGTGTGAGAGGGTGATGAACG ACGTGCTGCAGACGGTGGATTTCGTCGCCCCCGACGAGCGGGTGATGTTCAGGACgtgtgagagggagaaggaccGAGTCGTCTTCCAGATG GGGACCGCCGACCCGGACCGAGCGCTGACCGTGGCCCGACTCGT GGAGAAGGACGTGGCCGCCGTCGACGTGAACATGGGCTGTCCCAAGGAATACTCCACTAAG GGCGGGATGGGATCCGCTCTTCTGTCGGACCCCGACAAGATCGAGGCG ATCCTCAGGAAACTCGTCGGCGGCGTCTCCGTTCCGGTGACGTGTAAAATCCGGATCCTGCCTTCG TTGGAGGAAACGATCCATCTGGTCCGGAGGATCGAGCAGACGGGCGTCGCCGCCGTCGCCGTCCACGGCAG GTTTAAGGACGAGCGAACTCGACATCCCGTCCACTGCGACTACATCCAGGCCGTCGCTCAGGCCGTTTCCATCCCCGTCATCGCCAA CGGCGGTTCTCTGGACCTGGTGAAGAGCAACGGCGACATCGAGGAGTTCCGCAGGGCGAGCGGCGCCGCGTCCGTCATGTTAGCTCGCGCCGCCATGTGGAACGCGTCGGTGTTCGACAGCCGGGGACCACTTCCTGTGGAGAGGGTCATGGAGGAGTACATCAAATAC GCGATCCTCTACGAGAACCACGCCTTCAACACTAAGTACTGTCTGTGTCAGATGCTGCGCGACAAGGTGGAGTCTCCTCTGGGAAAGCAGCTGCACGCCGCTCAGACCAACGGCGAGATCAG CGAGGCGTACGGGCTGCAGGAGTTCTACCAGCAGACCCAGGAGCAGCTGCGGGCCCGGAGGGACgccctgcagagcagcagcccGCCCGACCGGCCCGTCGTGGACGGAGACGTCACCACCATGACCGTCAAGTTCGAACG GAGAGAGTATCCTCCTCAGATCACTCCCAAGATGTTCCTGTTGGAGTGGAGCCGCAGAGAGAAGCTCGAGTCGCCGCTGTACGAGATG gcgCAGCGTTCGCAGGATCGAGCCTTTCAGTCGACTGTAACTGTAGCAGGAAAGAAATACAGGTCTTCACTGTg GGAGAAGTCGAAGAAATTCGCGGAGCAGGCGGCCGCCGTCGTCTGCCTGCGGGTGCTGGGCATCCCAGAGGGTCGCATCGGCGAGGAGGAGTCCGGCCTCGTCtgcaagaggaagagggaggcgaAGACCAACGGCGCCGCGGAGAAGGAGACGAGCAAGAAGCGACACGTGTCCGCcgacaaagaaacagaaacctCAAAGGCGGCGAATGGCGACCACCGTAAACCGGACACGCCTCCGGAGCAGCCGCAGTGA
- the dus2 gene encoding tRNA-dihydrouridine(20) synthase [NAD(P)+]-like isoform X2 yields MRTEPATMAAAGRLSFRNITALAPMVRVGTLPMRLLALDYGADVVYCEELIDIKMVQCERVMNDVLQTVDFVAPDERVMFRTCEREKDRVVFQMGTADPDRALTVARLVEKDVAAVDVNMGCPKEYSTKGGMGSALLSDPDKIEAILRKLVGGVSVPVTCKIRILPSLEETIHLVRRIEQTGVAAVAVHGRFKDERTRHPVHCDYIQAVAQAVSIPVIANGGSLDLVKSNGDIEEFRRASGAASVMLARAAMWNASVFDSRGPLPVERVMEEYIKYAILYENHAFNTKYCLCQMLRDKVESPLGKQLHAAQTNGEISEAYGLQEFYQQTQEQLRARRDALQSSSPPDRPVVDGDVTTMTVKFERREYPPQITPKMFLLEWSRREKLESPLYEMAQRSQDRAFQSTVTVAGKKYRSSLWEKSKKFAEQAAAVVCLRVLGIPEGRIGEEESGLVCKRKREAKTNGAAEKETSKKRHVSADKETETSKAANGDHRKPDTPPEQPQ; encoded by the exons AT GAGGACTGAGCCCGCCACGATGGCAGCAGCAGGTCGGCTGAGCTTCAGGAACATCACCGCCCTGGCGCCGATGGTCCGGGTCGGGACTCTGCCCATGAGGCTGCTGGCGCTGGACTATGGAGCTGACGTGGTTTACTGCGag GAGCTGATTGACATCAAGATGGTCCAGTGTGAGAGGGTGATGAACG ACGTGCTGCAGACGGTGGATTTCGTCGCCCCCGACGAGCGGGTGATGTTCAGGACgtgtgagagggagaaggaccGAGTCGTCTTCCAGATG GGGACCGCCGACCCGGACCGAGCGCTGACCGTGGCCCGACTCGT GGAGAAGGACGTGGCCGCCGTCGACGTGAACATGGGCTGTCCCAAGGAATACTCCACTAAG GGCGGGATGGGATCCGCTCTTCTGTCGGACCCCGACAAGATCGAGGCG ATCCTCAGGAAACTCGTCGGCGGCGTCTCCGTTCCGGTGACGTGTAAAATCCGGATCCTGCCTTCG TTGGAGGAAACGATCCATCTGGTCCGGAGGATCGAGCAGACGGGCGTCGCCGCCGTCGCCGTCCACGGCAG GTTTAAGGACGAGCGAACTCGACATCCCGTCCACTGCGACTACATCCAGGCCGTCGCTCAGGCCGTTTCCATCCCCGTCATCGCCAA CGGCGGTTCTCTGGACCTGGTGAAGAGCAACGGCGACATCGAGGAGTTCCGCAGGGCGAGCGGCGCCGCGTCCGTCATGTTAGCTCGCGCCGCCATGTGGAACGCGTCGGTGTTCGACAGCCGGGGACCACTTCCTGTGGAGAGGGTCATGGAGGAGTACATCAAATAC GCGATCCTCTACGAGAACCACGCCTTCAACACTAAGTACTGTCTGTGTCAGATGCTGCGCGACAAGGTGGAGTCTCCTCTGGGAAAGCAGCTGCACGCCGCTCAGACCAACGGCGAGATCAG CGAGGCGTACGGGCTGCAGGAGTTCTACCAGCAGACCCAGGAGCAGCTGCGGGCCCGGAGGGACgccctgcagagcagcagcccGCCCGACCGGCCCGTCGTGGACGGAGACGTCACCACCATGACCGTCAAGTTCGAACG GAGAGAGTATCCTCCTCAGATCACTCCCAAGATGTTCCTGTTGGAGTGGAGCCGCAGAGAGAAGCTCGAGTCGCCGCTGTACGAGATG gcgCAGCGTTCGCAGGATCGAGCCTTTCAGTCGACTGTAACTGTAGCAGGAAAGAAATACAGGTCTTCACTGTg GGAGAAGTCGAAGAAATTCGCGGAGCAGGCGGCCGCCGTCGTCTGCCTGCGGGTGCTGGGCATCCCAGAGGGTCGCATCGGCGAGGAGGAGTCCGGCCTCGTCtgcaagaggaagagggaggcgaAGACCAACGGCGCCGCGGAGAAGGAGACGAGCAAGAAGCGACACGTGTCCGCcgacaaagaaacagaaacctCAAAGGCGGCGAATGGCGACCACCGTAAACCGGACACGCCTCCGGAGCAGCCGCAGTGA
- the slc7a10b gene encoding asc-type amino acid transporter 1 isoform X2 has translation MEGHNGTRGEKKKTMEEKEEKRMEEERKEDRVTLKKEIGLLSACTIIIGNIIGSGIFISPKGVLEHSGSVGVALVVWLLGGGIAALGSLCYAELGVTIPKSGGDYSYVTEIFGGLMGFLLLWSAVLIMYPTTLAVIALTFSSYILQPVFPDCVPPYMATRMLSATCLLLLTWVNCSSVRLATRIQDVFTVGKLMALGLIIVVGLVQICNGNYEALTPQVAFSMERTPSVGQIALAFLQASFAFSGWNFLNYVTEEVVEPRRNLPRAIYISIPLVTFVYTLTNIAYFSSMSPEELLSSNAVAVTFGEKLLGMFSIIMPISVALSTFGGINGYLFTSSRLCFSGAREGHLPSLLAMIHYRNCTPIPALLVCCTATIVILCIGETHNLINYVSFINYLSYGVTIAGLLYYRWRKPNLYRPIKVNLLVPVSYLMFWALLLGFSLYSEPVVCGVGLVIMLTGVPVYFLGVHWKEKPKCIYNFIDLGGF, from the exons ATGGAGGGACACAACGGCACCAGaggcgagaagaagaagacgatggaggagaaggaggagaagaggatggaggaggagaggaaggaggacagaGTGACTCTGAAGAAGGAGATCGGGCTGCTGAGCGCCTGCACCATCATCATAG GGAACATCATCGGCTCTGGGATCTTCATCTCTCCGAAGGGCGTCCTGGAGCACTCGGGCTCGGTGGGCGTCGCCCTGGTGGTCTGGCTGCTGGGCGGAGGCATCGCCGCCCTGGGCTCCCTGTGCTACGCCGAACTGGGCGTCACCATCCCCAAGTCCGGAGGAGACTACTCGTACGTCACGGAGATCTTCGGCGGTCTGATGGG GTTCCTCCTGCTGTGGAGCGCCGTCCTCATCATGTACCCGACCACGCTGGCCGTCATCGCCCTCACCTTCTCCAGCTACATCCTGCAGCCCGTCTTCCCGGACTGCGTCCCTCCCTACATGGCCACGCGGATGCTCTCGGCCACGTGTCTCC tgCTGCTCACCTGGGTGAACTGCTCCAGCGTCCGTCTGGCCACCAGGATCCAGGACGTGTTCACCGTGGGGAAGCTGATGGCTCTGGGTCTCATCATCGTGGTCGGCTTGGTCCAGATCTGCAACG GCAACTACGAGGCCCTGACGCCTCAGGTGGCCTTCTCCATGGAGAGGACGCCGTCGGTGGGGCAGATCGCTCTGGCCTTCCTCCAGGCCTCCTTCGCCTTCAGCGGCTGGAACTTCCTCAACTACGTCACCGAGGAGGTGGTTGAACCCAGACG gAATCTACCTCGTGCCATCTACATATCCATTCCATTGGTGACCTTTGTGTACACGCTCACCAACATCGCCTACTTCTCCTCCATGTCGCCCGAGGAGCTGCTGTCGTCCAATGCCGTGGCCGTA ACGTTCGGGGAGAAGCTCCTGGGGATGTTCTCCATCATCATGCCCATCTCCGTGGCTCTGTCCACCTTCGGAGGGATCAACGGTTAcctgttcacctcctccag GTTGTGTTTCTCGGGGGCCAGGGAGGGTCACCTGCCCAGCCTGCTGGCCATGATCCACTACAGGAACTGTACGCCCATCCCTGCCCTGCTGGTCTGC TGCACCGCCACCATCGTGATCCTCTGCATCGGAGAAACGCACAACCTGATCAACTACGTCTCCTTCATCAACTACCTGTCGTACGGCGTCACCATCGCAGGTCTGCTCTACTACCGCTGGAGGAAGCCCAACCTGTACCGACCCATCAAG GTGAACCTGCTGGTTCCCGTCAGTTACCTGATGTTCTGGGCGCTGCTGCTGGGCTTCAGTCTGTACTCGGAGCCCGTGGTCTGTGGCGTGGGCCTCGTCATCATGCTCACCGGCGTGCCCGTCTACTTCCTGGGTGTCCACTGGAAGGAGAAACCAAAGTGCATCTACAACTTCATCG ATCTTGGTGGTTTTTGA